A single Ignavibacteriales bacterium DNA region contains:
- a CDS encoding response regulator, whose amino-acid sequence MNKSNSTILIVDDAPENITILGEVLQGYKKLVALNGEKALQIIQTKKPDLILLDIVMPGMDGFEVCRRLKEDPETKDIPVIFITGQTDISDETRGLDLGAVDFIPKPISAPVVLARVNNHLELSINRRQLAEQNKKLEQHNKFITDSINYAKRIQQAILPAKTIFEKLFAESFLIFRPKDIVSGDFYWAGEVHGEKIVVVVDCTGHGVPGAFMSMIGNTLLNDIVLVKGITSPGKILHALDEGIIHELNKDTHAETFDGMDAAVCKFAAGKNEVIFAGAYRPMYVVEGEELTEFKGDKKSLGDVRKSLTFTEHRVPYTGNTCFYVFTDGITDQNNNENIKFGSGNLKRVLVQLQHEPLIRQKEKIIEILMNHMGEESQRDDITFVGLRPGSYNQSGKKSRIRLEHDTMGNLLLIDYQGICDHELIEEFTDILEAEVSEKLPLPLYKILLFSTNEMIQNIGFYSAERLDERRNSGIGSFSVEFSNSAFLITTRNKIDISKYMMIKTKIDEFNNLSAEELKAVYKQKVRSASDAESKGGGIGIIEVLRKTKSKITADLEADTSTMILQLQIKRGE is encoded by the coding sequence ATGAATAAAAGTAACAGCACTATACTTATAGTTGACGATGCCCCGGAAAATATAACGATTCTGGGAGAGGTATTGCAGGGGTATAAAAAGCTTGTTGCTCTTAATGGTGAAAAAGCTCTTCAGATAATTCAGACAAAAAAGCCTGACTTAATTCTGCTTGATATTGTGATGCCGGGAATGGATGGTTTTGAAGTGTGCAGAAGACTGAAAGAGGACCCGGAGACAAAAGATATACCTGTTATTTTTATTACGGGTCAGACGGATATTTCCGATGAAACCAGAGGATTGGATCTTGGAGCAGTGGATTTTATTCCGAAACCGATCTCAGCCCCTGTTGTGCTCGCGCGGGTTAATAACCATCTTGAACTTTCAATAAACAGACGTCAGCTTGCAGAACAGAACAAGAAGCTTGAACAGCACAATAAATTCATTACCGACAGTATTAATTACGCAAAGCGCATTCAGCAGGCAATACTTCCGGCCAAAACTATTTTCGAAAAACTGTTTGCCGAAAGTTTTCTGATATTCAGACCGAAAGACATTGTTTCGGGAGATTTTTACTGGGCCGGCGAAGTTCACGGAGAGAAAATTGTTGTGGTAGTTGACTGTACGGGGCACGGTGTGCCGGGTGCATTCATGTCCATGATTGGTAACACCCTGCTTAATGATATTGTTCTGGTGAAGGGTATCACCAGTCCCGGCAAAATACTTCATGCCCTTGATGAGGGAATTATTCATGAACTCAATAAAGATACCCATGCAGAAACTTTTGACGGAATGGATGCAGCAGTATGCAAATTTGCAGCTGGTAAAAATGAAGTGATATTCGCCGGGGCCTACAGGCCAATGTATGTGGTTGAAGGTGAAGAACTGACTGAGTTTAAGGGGGATAAAAAATCTCTGGGTGATGTGAGGAAATCACTTACGTTTACTGAACACAGGGTTCCCTATACTGGAAATACCTGTTTTTATGTATTCACGGATGGTATAACCGATCAAAATAATAATGAGAATATTAAGTTTGGTTCCGGGAATCTGAAACGTGTTCTTGTGCAGCTGCAGCATGAGCCGCTTATCAGGCAGAAAGAAAAAATCATTGAAATTTTGATGAATCACATGGGAGAGGAAAGTCAGCGGGACGATATAACATTTGTCGGCTTGCGGCCAGGCAGTTATAACCAATCCGGTAAAAAAAGCAGAATACGGCTTGAGCACGATACCATGGGAAATCTTCTGCTGATTGACTATCAGGGAATCTGCGATCATGAACTGATAGAAGAGTTTACCGATATACTTGAGGCAGAAGTTTCTGAAAAACTTCCGCTGCCACTTTATAAAATACTGCTTTTCAGTACAAATGAGATGATTCAGAATATCGGATTTTATTCAGCAGAACGGCTTGATGAGCGGCGGAACAGCGGTATTGGCAGTTTTTCCGTTGAGTTCAGTAATTCTGCATTCCTGATTACAACACGGAATAAGATTGATATCTCTAAATATATGATGATAAAAACAAAGATTGATGAATTTAATAATTTATCAGCTGAAGAGTTAAAGGCAGTATATAAGCAGAAGGTAAGATCAGCATCGGATGCTGAAAGCAAGGGGGGCGGTATTGGCATTATTGAAGTGCTGAGGAAAACCAAAAGTAAAATTACGGCTGATTTAGAGGCGGATACAAGTACAATGATATTACAGTTACAAATCAAACGAGGTGAATAA
- a CDS encoding DUF1987 domain-containing protein yields MENLIIYKTKSTLAVNFDARTGILELSGSSYPENTSEFFQPLITWIQNYFLQVTKPLTLNLKIDYLNSSSIKFLSDIINKLQHYYKSGGEVEINWYYKEDDEDMKEMGEEIKEDVAFKFNLIV; encoded by the coding sequence ATGGAAAATCTGATTATATACAAAACCAAAAGCACACTGGCAGTTAATTTTGATGCAAGGACGGGTATTCTTGAATTATCCGGCTCATCTTATCCTGAGAATACGAGTGAATTCTTTCAGCCGCTGATAACATGGATTCAGAATTATTTTCTGCAGGTTACAAAACCGCTGACCCTGAATCTTAAAATTGATTATCTTAATTCAAGTTCCATTAAATTTCTGAGTGATATTATAAATAAACTGCAGCATTACTATAAGAGCGGCGGTGAGGTTGAGATCAACTGGTATTACAAGGAAGATGATGAGGATATGAAAGAAATGGGTGAGGAAATTAAAGAAGATGTAGCATTTAAATTCAATCTTATTGTATAA
- a CDS encoding AAA family ATPase has translation MEERSVQSSRLQEAFEHLWKGRFRLAFSLSEQIKDELPDNADAAICYAWASLENGDPYTAQKYLDRSRNCSAQGTLTQMYRGYVQMRLSSFEAAIYDFNMTEGKQKELLAWTYLNKAKSLASIGEIDRAMSFYELGLIIDNNANPAWKSLRKYFSAIQKCIREGDKSNPADYYQITEDALRQKEYWCSLFLSNKLAGKEGTAKKEFQLIQLESMLKMNQLSVLENKIEEYESELGNEEKFLALTFALNKIKEKQLSEVKTVIPQKEENFSDPLEIYHTPEAIVEKVLLFNASEDRDNKQSKNLLEFDFNKMPEIGIQIFLKNPNYRKADSEFNCFYAWFQDEDIIEQSSVTAKIPADWEQYTLPETIRLSDNHLWKKGNARFEFFINRKKVLSRSFSLGNSEVPVPEKKQEKNTSAETTVTFEEVFEELNSIIGLGSVKESVRALVDYLEVVKERKELGLKAQENISVHATFLGNPGTGKTTVARLMGKIYKSMGLLSKGEVIEVDRSSLVGQYVGETAQKTDKIIEDALGNVLFIDEAYTLVKKGQSNDFGQEAIDILLKRMEDKKGEFFVIAAGYPDEMNDFLEANPGLKSRFTHHFMFEDYTPDEMMQIFRKMIADEDYRITEEAETDLQKAFTRLYRSRDKNFGNARTVRKVFEDAKMQVSRRYLKLTKIDRTKEKLTTISSEDILEIFSAGSAKKSYQAPLNEEQLSEAMTELNRLTGLSSVKRDVAEMIKLAKFYRESGEDLGNKFSSHILFLGNPGTGKTTVARIISKIYSALGILPAGQLIETDRQGMVAVHVGETAQKTTSLINKSMGGTLFIDEAYTLVKKGSSGDFGQEAIDVLLKRMEDDRGKFIVIAAGYTEEMKSFLESNPGLKSRFTRIFTFEDYTTQEMMEIFDRMCKSSRVKLNDEARTMLANHFNELYRSRDKNFGNARLVRNTFDQVIREMNLRLSEMDVTLLTDEAKSSILPEDIKTVLPQTAKPSTGAVEGDPVKLMKLIDDLHSLTGLESVKAEVDKLINSLKIAKVRKERGLQVIQKPLHSVFLGNPGTGKTTVARLMSSIFKELGIIERGQLIEVDRAQLVAGYSGQTALKTDEVITKALGGTLFIDEAYTLARGGSDFGQEAIDVLLKRMEDYKGQFIVIAAGYTNEMQAFMDSNPGLTSRFTNVFTFEDYKPEQLLSMTEIMAHSSGYRFSEEGRNALFQKLTFIYTSRDKNFGNGRTARNLLMDIITRQENRIAGILNPSDEQLQLLTEADIA, from the coding sequence ATGGAAGAGCGTTCAGTTCAGTCCTCCCGGCTGCAGGAGGCATTCGAACATCTGTGGAAAGGAAGATTCCGCCTTGCCTTTTCGCTATCGGAACAGATAAAGGATGAACTTCCGGATAATGCAGACGCGGCTATCTGTTATGCATGGGCTTCACTGGAAAACGGAGATCCTTACACAGCCCAAAAATATCTTGACAGGTCGCGTAACTGCTCAGCACAAGGCACTCTTACGCAAATGTACCGGGGATATGTGCAGATGCGTCTCAGCAGTTTCGAAGCTGCTATCTATGATTTCAACATGACGGAAGGGAAGCAGAAAGAACTGCTTGCCTGGACCTATCTGAACAAAGCGAAGTCGCTGGCAAGCATCGGAGAGATTGACAGGGCAATGAGTTTTTATGAACTCGGGCTGATTATTGACAATAACGCAAACCCTGCATGGAAATCTCTCAGAAAGTATTTCAGTGCTATTCAGAAGTGCATAAGGGAAGGGGATAAATCCAATCCGGCTGATTATTACCAGATAACAGAGGATGCACTCAGACAAAAAGAATACTGGTGCTCGCTCTTTTTATCAAACAAACTAGCTGGCAAAGAAGGAACCGCTAAGAAAGAGTTTCAGCTGATTCAGCTTGAATCAATGCTGAAAATGAATCAGCTTTCAGTGCTTGAAAATAAAATAGAGGAATATGAATCAGAATTAGGGAATGAAGAGAAATTCCTGGCACTTACCTTTGCGCTCAATAAAATTAAAGAGAAGCAACTATCAGAAGTTAAAACTGTAATACCTCAAAAAGAGGAAAATTTTTCTGATCCGCTGGAGATATATCACACTCCCGAAGCAATCGTAGAGAAAGTTCTTCTTTTTAATGCCTCTGAGGACAGGGATAATAAACAGTCGAAAAATCTTCTTGAATTTGATTTTAATAAAATGCCTGAAATAGGTATCCAGATTTTTCTGAAGAATCCGAACTATAGAAAAGCAGATTCTGAATTCAACTGTTTCTATGCATGGTTTCAGGATGAAGATATCATTGAACAGTCTTCAGTGACAGCAAAGATTCCTGCTGACTGGGAACAATATACACTTCCTGAGACAATACGGCTTTCAGACAACCATCTCTGGAAGAAGGGGAATGCGCGCTTTGAATTCTTTATTAATCGAAAGAAAGTACTAAGCCGAAGCTTCAGTCTGGGTAATTCAGAAGTACCCGTCCCTGAAAAGAAGCAGGAAAAAAATACTTCAGCTGAGACAACAGTCACTTTCGAAGAGGTTTTTGAAGAACTGAACAGTATCATAGGACTTGGCAGTGTTAAGGAAAGCGTCAGGGCACTGGTTGATTATCTGGAAGTTGTGAAGGAGCGAAAAGAGCTTGGCCTTAAGGCACAGGAAAATATTAGTGTTCATGCAACATTTCTCGGCAATCCGGGAACCGGCAAAACAACCGTAGCCCGGCTGATGGGAAAAATATATAAAAGCATGGGGTTGCTGAGCAAGGGTGAGGTGATTGAAGTTGACCGGTCATCGCTTGTCGGGCAATATGTAGGTGAGACGGCACAAAAAACAGATAAGATTATAGAAGATGCTCTCGGAAATGTCCTATTTATTGATGAAGCTTATACTCTGGTCAAAAAAGGGCAGAGTAATGATTTTGGACAAGAGGCCATTGATATACTTCTAAAAAGAATGGAAGATAAAAAAGGGGAGTTCTTCGTAATTGCGGCAGGATATCCGGATGAGATGAATGACTTTCTTGAGGCAAATCCTGGTTTGAAATCCCGTTTCACGCATCATTTCATGTTTGAAGACTATACACCTGACGAGATGATGCAGATATTCAGGAAAATGATAGCTGATGAAGATTACCGGATTACTGAAGAAGCAGAGACCGATTTACAAAAAGCGTTTACCAGACTCTACCGCTCAAGAGATAAAAATTTTGGCAATGCCAGAACGGTGCGGAAGGTTTTTGAAGATGCTAAAATGCAGGTAAGCCGCCGGTATTTAAAACTGACGAAGATAGACAGAACCAAAGAAAAGCTCACTACTATCAGCAGTGAAGACATTCTTGAAATATTTTCTGCAGGATCTGCAAAAAAGAGTTATCAGGCTCCGTTAAATGAAGAACAGCTTTCTGAAGCAATGACTGAACTGAACCGCCTGACGGGACTTTCATCAGTTAAGCGTGATGTGGCTGAGATGATAAAACTTGCGAAGTTTTACAGGGAGTCAGGTGAGGATCTGGGGAATAAATTTTCTTCACATATTTTATTTCTCGGGAATCCAGGCACGGGAAAAACAACCGTTGCCCGCATCATCAGCAAAATATATTCAGCGCTTGGTATTCTTCCGGCAGGGCAGTTAATTGAGACAGACAGGCAGGGGATGGTTGCGGTTCATGTAGGGGAAACTGCCCAGAAAACCACTTCTCTTATCAATAAATCCATGGGAGGAACTCTCTTTATTGATGAAGCATATACACTTGTAAAGAAAGGAAGCAGCGGAGATTTTGGGCAGGAGGCCATTGATGTGCTGCTTAAAAGGATGGAGGATGACAGGGGTAAGTTTATCGTAATAGCCGCGGGATATACGGAAGAGATGAAATCATTTTTGGAAAGCAACCCGGGGTTAAAATCCCGTTTTACGAGAATTTTCACTTTTGAAGATTATACAACTCAGGAGATGATGGAAATTTTTGACCGTATGTGTAAATCCTCCAGAGTGAAACTGAATGATGAAGCAAGAACAATGCTTGCTAATCATTTTAATGAATTATACAGAAGCAGAGATAAAAACTTTGGCAATGCACGCCTGGTCAGGAACACCTTTGACCAGGTAATACGGGAGATGAATTTGCGTCTCAGTGAGATGGATGTGACATTACTGACAGATGAAGCTAAATCCTCCATTCTTCCGGAAGATATTAAAACAGTTCTGCCTCAGACGGCTAAACCCTCAACAGGTGCTGTTGAAGGTGATCCTGTTAAACTGATGAAGCTTATAGATGATCTACATTCACTTACTGGTCTTGAATCAGTGAAAGCGGAAGTGGATAAACTGATTAATAGTCTGAAGATAGCAAAGGTCAGAAAGGAAAGAGGACTGCAGGTAATACAAAAACCATTGCATTCTGTTTTCCTTGGCAATCCCGGTACAGGTAAAACCACAGTTGCCCGGCTCATGAGCAGTATATTCAAAGAACTTGGCATTATTGAGAGAGGGCAGCTTATTGAGGTTGACCGTGCACAACTGGTTGCCGGTTATTCCGGACAGACCGCACTCAAAACAGATGAGGTAATTACGAAAGCTCTCGGCGGAACTCTCTTTATTGATGAGGCATATACGCTTGCAAGAGGAGGAAGCGACTTTGGCCAGGAGGCAATAGACGTCCTGCTGAAGCGGATGGAAGATTACAAAGGGCAGTTTATTGTAATCGCAGCCGGATATACCAATGAGATGCAGGCCTTTATGGATTCAAATCCTGGTCTTACATCGCGGTTTACAAATGTTTTCACTTTTGAAGATTACAAACCTGAGCAGCTGCTGAGTATGACCGAAATCATGGCACATTCAAGCGGTTACCGTTTCAGTGAAGAAGGAAGAAACGCACTCTTCCAGAAACTTACATTTATTTATACCTCACGAGATAAGAATTTCGGAAATGGCAGAACCGCCAGAAATCTTTTGATGGACATTATAACCCGCCAGGAAAACAGGATAGCAGGCATTCTGAATCCTTCTGACGAGCAGCTTCAGCTTCTTACTGAGGCAGATATCGCATAA
- a CDS encoding T9SS type A sorting domain-containing protein has product MTLPKMYSVLMTFILCSSFAFAGSSDSTTGFSLKWAGWRNFFIESSSPGYQIRGAMGEFLSGVSTGNSNTLLVGTINGLGILTGSLSDMEVPTTMALYQNFPNPFNPVTTIRYSISSPVTVRLKIFDILGNEIRTLVNEYQHSGNYAVQFNAASLSSGIYIYRLEAGKFVSVRKLTLLK; this is encoded by the coding sequence ATGACACTCCCCAAAATGTATTCTGTTCTGATGACTTTTATACTCTGCAGCAGTTTTGCTTTTGCAGGTAGCTCAGACAGTACCACCGGATTTTCTCTCAAGTGGGCCGGCTGGAGAAATTTCTTTATTGAAAGTTCATCTCCGGGATATCAGATACGCGGCGCCATGGGTGAATTCCTTTCGGGTGTGAGCACCGGAAATTCCAATACGTTATTAGTCGGTACTATTAACGGACTTGGTATTCTCACGGGCTCTCTTTCTGATATGGAAGTACCAACAACCATGGCATTGTATCAGAATTTCCCGAATCCGTTCAATCCCGTCACCACCATCAGATACAGTATATCCTCCCCCGTTACTGTACGGTTAAAGATTTTTGATATACTGGGAAATGAGATCAGAACATTGGTGAATGAATATCAGCACAGCGGAAATTATGCTGTACAGTTTAACGCAGCTTCTCTTTCATCTGGTATTTATATTTACCGTCTTGAAGCAGGTAAATTTGTTTCAGTGAGAAAACTGACTCTTCTTAAATAG
- a CDS encoding DUF47 family protein: protein MLKSLLPKEEKYFEDFREIISYTQQGAKITLEFFAAETYDPAIYLKLKPIQNRCEEVSSKVVKRLNKTFITPFDREDIFALVKRLNAIGDNLFGAAVRVDTYNVTGRIEGASELANIVLMQINELDGVLQDLSNRHENIDECKAVRDLESEADNVYRRELKKLFQTETDPLTIFKKKEILDILENAADKCQSAANVITQILIKNS from the coding sequence ATGCTAAAATCGTTACTACCCAAGGAAGAAAAGTATTTTGAGGATTTCAGGGAGATAATCTCTTACACTCAGCAAGGTGCCAAGATCACTCTGGAATTCTTCGCTGCGGAGACCTATGACCCCGCCATTTATCTCAAACTAAAGCCAATACAGAACCGCTGTGAAGAAGTTTCCTCAAAAGTGGTGAAGAGGCTTAATAAGACATTTATCACTCCTTTTGACAGGGAAGATATTTTTGCTCTGGTGAAACGGCTGAACGCAATTGGTGATAATCTTTTCGGAGCGGCGGTGAGAGTTGATACTTATAATGTTACCGGCCGGATCGAAGGGGCATCGGAACTGGCAAACATTGTTCTGATGCAGATAAATGAATTAGACGGAGTTCTTCAGGATCTGAGCAACCGTCATGAGAACATTGATGAATGCAAGGCAGTAAGGGATTTGGAAAGCGAAGCTGACAATGTTTACCGCCGGGAACTTAAGAAATTGTTCCAGACAGAAACCGACCCTCTCACCATTTTTAAGAAAAAAGAAATCCTTGATATCCTTGAGAACGCGGCTGATAAGTGCCAGTCAGCAGCAAATGTGATTACGCAGATACTCATCAAGAACTCATAA
- a CDS encoding inorganic phosphate transporter, producing MEYSYILLFVIFLALAFDFINGFHDAANSIATVVSTKVLSPRFAVGWAAFFNFIAFVAFGLHVATTIGKGLIIQDVVDLSVVTAGLISAIIWNLLTWWLGIPSSSSHTLVGGLAGAAIAKAGFAAVYMSSVLTITLFIFLAPIIGIIASMLLSIATLHICKNAAPFKVDKYFRRLQLLSSAAYSLGHGSNDAQKMMGVIFLALVSTGHLQQTDEIPLWVVLSCHGAIALGTMSGGWRIVKTMGQKITKLRPFEGFSAETAGAITLFGTALAGIPVSTTHTITGCIIGSGAIKRLSAVRWKVTLNLLWAWILTIPVSALLGAIIYKLI from the coding sequence TTGGAATACAGTTATATACTCCTCTTTGTTATTTTTCTCGCGCTCGCGTTTGATTTCATTAACGGATTTCATGACGCGGCAAATTCCATCGCCACAGTTGTTTCGACCAAAGTACTTTCTCCAAGATTTGCCGTTGGATGGGCCGCATTCTTTAATTTTATTGCATTTGTCGCGTTCGGACTGCATGTGGCAACCACTATCGGCAAAGGGCTGATCATCCAGGATGTTGTTGACCTCTCGGTTGTGACTGCAGGGCTTATTTCCGCGATAATCTGGAATCTTCTTACCTGGTGGCTTGGAATTCCATCCAGTTCATCTCACACTCTTGTCGGCGGCCTTGCCGGTGCGGCAATTGCTAAGGCTGGATTTGCGGCAGTATATATGAGTTCGGTTCTAACCATTACTCTTTTTATTTTCCTTGCCCCGATAATTGGAATTATTGCGTCAATGCTGCTGAGCATAGCCACACTGCATATATGCAAAAATGCAGCTCCGTTTAAGGTTGACAAATATTTCAGACGGCTGCAGCTGCTGTCTTCAGCGGCTTATAGTCTGGGGCATGGCTCCAATGATGCGCAGAAAATGATGGGAGTGATATTTCTCGCACTCGTTTCCACCGGGCACCTTCAGCAGACGGATGAAATACCATTGTGGGTGGTATTGTCCTGTCATGGGGCAATTGCACTGGGAACTATGTCAGGCGGATGGCGGATAGTAAAAACGATGGGGCAGAAGATTACCAAACTGAGGCCGTTCGAAGGATTCAGTGCAGAAACAGCCGGTGCGATAACGCTGTTCGGAACGGCACTTGCAGGAATACCTGTCAGCACAACACACACAATCACAGGATGTATTATAGGATCGGGAGCTATTAAAAGACTCTCAGCGGTTCGCTGGAAAGTGACACTGAACCTGCTTTGGGCATGGATACTTACCATACCGGTTTCAGCACTGCTGGGGGCGATAATATACAAACTAATATAG
- a CDS encoding GIY-YIG nuclease family protein, which yields MYYVYIIKNKDNRHYIGQTNSLEYRIEMHNKNLVKSTRNLGPWEYVITRQCNSRSEAMTLELQLKKMKNSKKAIEYLTPQSYPD from the coding sequence ATGTATTACGTTTATATCATCAAAAATAAAGATAATCGCCATTACATCGGTCAGACGAATAGTCTTGAGTACCGGATAGAAATGCATAACAAGAATTTGGTTAAAAGTACCCGAAATCTGGGACCTTGGGAATATGTAATCACTCGCCAGTGCAATTCCAGATCCGAAGCCATGACCCTGGAACTCCAGCTTAAAAAAATGAAAAACTCAAAAAAAGCGATTGAATACCTTACCCCCCAAAGTTACCCCGACTAG
- a CDS encoding T9SS type A sorting domain-containing protein → MTIRPSLLKFAKYKPVFIYLLLLLLLQGWGNTGHRTINKKSAECFPATMNYLTGWADSLSAHASDADYRKSDDPNEGPKHYIDIDNYPTFVSSGRIPHDYDSVVAIYGQSFVIDQGTLPWTILITMDSLTAAFRRNDLHRAMLLASDLGHYVGDGHMPLHLTKNYNGQLTGQSGVHSRYESTMINRYISSIVYNTTSAEYIPDVKEYTFSFIYENYRYVDSVLYADAQAKAISGSTSSNQYYQKLWEYSAGFTNQLFSNASDRLSSLIYTAWKNATTPASAGSLYQPEIFRISEVFPNPFNSMTSFYLHAPSAGEVKVSLYSPAGDLLTSFIQTVSSGDRERVVLDFSTLSAVSGVYYLSVSGGDSKSVRKLVYLK, encoded by the coding sequence ATGACCATAAGGCCTTCTCTCTTAAAGTTCGCGAAATATAAACCAGTATTTATCTATTTATTATTACTCCTGCTGCTTCAGGGATGGGGCAATACCGGACACCGCACCATTAATAAAAAGTCAGCCGAGTGTTTCCCTGCAACCATGAACTACCTGACCGGCTGGGCTGATTCCCTATCCGCCCATGCATCCGATGCAGATTACCGAAAAAGCGATGATCCCAATGAAGGACCCAAACACTATATAGATATTGATAACTATCCGACGTTTGTTAGCTCAGGTCGTATTCCCCATGATTATGATTCAGTTGTGGCAATCTACGGACAGAGTTTTGTTATTGATCAGGGAACGCTTCCCTGGACAATTTTAATAACCATGGATTCACTCACTGCAGCATTCCGCAGAAATGATCTTCACCGGGCTATGCTTCTTGCTTCCGATCTTGGCCACTATGTCGGTGACGGACATATGCCGCTGCATCTGACTAAAAACTATAACGGGCAATTAACTGGTCAGTCAGGAGTACATTCCCGTTATGAGTCAACAATGATTAACCGGTATATCTCCTCAATCGTTTACAATACTACTTCCGCGGAATATATTCCTGATGTGAAAGAATATACCTTCAGTTTTATTTATGAAAACTACCGTTATGTAGATTCTGTCCTGTACGCGGATGCTCAGGCAAAAGCCATATCAGGCAGCACATCAAGCAATCAGTATTATCAGAAACTATGGGAGTATTCAGCAGGGTTCACAAACCAACTCTTTTCCAATGCATCTGACCGGCTTAGTTCCCTCATATATACAGCATGGAAGAATGCAACTACCCCTGCTTCTGCGGGCTCACTGTATCAGCCTGAAATATTCAGGATATCAGAAGTTTTCCCGAATCCCTTTAACAGTATGACATCTTTTTATCTTCATGCTCCTTCAGCCGGTGAAGTAAAGGTCTCATTATATTCACCCGCAGGCGACCTGCTCACCTCATTTATCCAGACAGTTTCATCCGGAGACCGGGAGAGAGTGGTTTTAGACTTTAGTACACTCTCAGCGGTCAGCGGGGTTTATTACCTTTCGGTATCAGGAGGCGACTCAAAAAGCGTCAGGAAACTTGTTTATCTCAAATAG
- a CDS encoding alpha/beta fold hydrolase — protein sequence MKLLLFISLLICNAFSIQQTIIMESGRIPYADTILVTMPDKEFENEKLPAVFLLHGWSGDFRQWDKITDLQQLADQYLCYIISPSGFYDSWYINSPVRENIQYQSYFINELLPLMINTFNIDSKNVFVSGLSMGGFGALSLLLHYPDKIKAAGSTSGVLDLTHFPNRWGLEKVLGQYKDYGERYYVYSPMGKLVVSSAFINKIIIDCGTEDFAYEVNREFYNLAKQKKFDIQFISRPGGHTWQYWKESIPYHFLFFSRQFTSYDNKEK from the coding sequence ATGAAATTACTCTTATTTATATCGCTGCTTATCTGCAATGCCTTCAGCATACAGCAGACCATTATAATGGAGTCTGGCAGAATCCCCTACGCTGATACTATTCTGGTCACCATGCCGGATAAAGAATTTGAAAATGAAAAACTCCCCGCTGTTTTTCTTCTGCATGGCTGGTCCGGTGATTTCCGGCAGTGGGATAAAATTACTGATCTGCAGCAGCTTGCTGACCAGTATTTGTGTTATATCATCTCCCCTTCTGGTTTTTATGACTCATGGTATATCAACAGTCCCGTGCGCGAAAATATACAGTATCAGAGTTACTTCATAAACGAACTTCTTCCTTTAATGATCAATACATTTAATATAGATTCAAAAAATGTATTTGTTTCAGGATTAAGTATGGGAGGTTTCGGAGCATTATCACTTCTTCTTCATTACCCGGATAAAATTAAAGCAGCAGGAAGCACCAGCGGAGTCCTCGACCTCACCCATTTCCCCAACCGGTGGGGTCTTGAAAAAGTGCTTGGTCAATACAAAGATTACGGTGAACGATACTATGTATATTCACCAATGGGAAAATTAGTTGTATCCTCTGCATTTATAAATAAAATAATTATTGACTGCGGCACAGAAGATTTTGCCTATGAAGTAAACAGGGAGTTTTATAATCTCGCTAAGCAGAAAAAATTTGATATCCAATTCATCAGCCGTCCGGGGGGACATACCTGGCAGTACTGGAAAGAAAGCATCCCCTACCATTTTCTTTTTTTCAGCCGGCAGTTCACATCATACGATAACAAAGAAAAATAA
- a CDS encoding tetratricopeptide repeat protein, translated as MKSLFITLFVSLLFITGCSKKNAATYMDEAKNLLKENKYKEAVLLYEELTKEYPEAPLAAEAFFEMAKLYQAKLVPGVTDIDAYQKAITSYTSVYEKYPDSKEAPLALFMTGFILANEMKQYPAAKQAFEKFIAQYPDHEMLSSAQSELENMGKSPEELLNQVTQP; from the coding sequence ATGAAATCCCTTTTTATCACACTATTTGTTTCGCTGCTCTTTATAACCGGCTGCTCAAAGAAAAATGCCGCCACCTACATGGACGAAGCCAAAAATCTCCTTAAGGAGAACAAATACAAAGAAGCGGTGCTGCTTTATGAGGAACTTACCAAAGAATATCCCGAGGCCCCTCTGGCGGCTGAAGCATTTTTTGAAATGGCAAAATTGTATCAGGCAAAACTGGTGCCAGGGGTAACTGATATTGATGCTTATCAGAAAGCCATCACTTCATACACTTCAGTATATGAAAAGTATCCGGACAGCAAGGAAGCTCCGCTGGCACTTTTTATGACCGGATTTATTCTTGCGAACGAAATGAAACAGTATCCGGCAGCAAAGCAGGCATTCGAGAAATTCATCGCCCAGTACCCGGATCATGAGATGCTTTCCTCAGCTCAGTCAGAACTGGAGAATATGGGCAAATCACCGGAAGAACTGCTTAATCAGGTAACCCAGCCCTGA